The following proteins come from a genomic window of Finegoldia magna ATCC 29328:
- the sufC gene encoding Fe-S cluster assembly ATPase SufC, whose product MSKNLLTIKDLSARVGDKEILKNINLNINYGEVHVIMGPNGSGKSTLANVILNNPQYETTSGDILLDGESIMDLSTDKRAKKGIFMSFQNPMEVSGISVENFIRSAKIAKTDENIGFLEFREELEDNMDILEFDHGYSSRYLNVGFSGGEKKKNEILQMLMLQPKLAILDETDSGLDVDAVRTVSKGVREFLNENNSVIVITHHKEILKEVKPDFVHVIMDGSIVKEGSSELLDQIEEKGFNWIREEVK is encoded by the coding sequence ATGTCAAAAAATTTATTAACTATTAAAGACTTATCCGCTAGGGTAGGCGATAAAGAAATATTAAAAAACATAAATTTAAATATAAACTATGGTGAAGTTCACGTTATTATGGGGCCTAATGGTTCTGGTAAGTCAACTTTAGCCAATGTTATTTTGAACAATCCACAATATGAAACTACTTCAGGTGATATTTTACTTGATGGAGAAAGTATTATGGATTTATCAACGGATAAAAGAGCCAAAAAAGGTATTTTTATGTCTTTCCAAAATCCAATGGAAGTTTCAGGCATTAGTGTAGAAAATTTCATCAGAAGTGCAAAGATTGCAAAAACTGATGAAAATATAGGATTCTTAGAATTCAGAGAAGAACTGGAAGATAATATGGATATACTTGAATTTGATCATGGATATTCTTCCAGATATTTGAATGTCGGTTTTTCCGGTGGTGAAAAAAAGAAGAATGAAATTCTACAAATGTTAATGCTACAACCAAAATTAGCAATCCTTGATGAAACAGATTCTGGTCTTGATGTTGATGCGGTTAGAACTGTATCAAAGGGTGTAAGAGAATTCTTAAATGAAAATAATTCTGTTATTGTTATCACTCACCACAAGGAAATCTTAAAAGAAGTTAAACCAGATTTCGTTCATGTAATCATGGATGGTAGTATTGTAAAAGAAGGTTCTAGCGAACTTTTGGATCAAATTGAAGAAAAAGGATTCAATTGGATTAGAGAAGAGGTGAAATAA
- the sufB gene encoding Fe-S cluster assembly protein SufB produces MAPTKKTQVDEMDRGIYDIKNKFTFRKKTEEGLTPEIVRQISKEKKEPQWMLEKRLEALEIFFNSEDPEWGPDLSVVDMDKVTTYIRPDADMSSDWNEVPDEIRDTFDKLGIQEAEKEMMLSGVGAQYDSEVVYHNIQQSLVDQGVIYTDFDTALKEHEDIVKKYFAKSITPRLHKYAALHYAVWSGGSFVYVPKGVDVKIPLQSYFRLNAPGAGQFEHTMIIVEDDSYCHFIEGCSAPKYNALNVHAGAVEIFVGENSTLRFSTIENWSRNMYNLNSKRAIIEKNGKVEWVSGSFGSAVSMLYPSSVLKGEGASSEYTGISFAGRDQNLDTGAVMIHAAPHTTSYVNSKSISKSGGISVYRGLVDIKENAYDSKSSVSCESLMLDNESRSDTIPVVKIANKHVDLGHEASIGRIDDQVIFYLMTRGIPEEEAKSMVVRGFAEPIAKELPMEYAVEMNNLINLELEGSIG; encoded by the coding sequence ATGGCACCTACAAAGAAGACTCAAGTTGATGAAATGGATAGAGGTATCTATGACATCAAGAATAAATTTACTTTTAGAAAGAAAACCGAAGAGGGTTTGACTCCTGAAATCGTAAGACAAATTTCAAAAGAAAAGAAAGAACCTCAATGGATGCTTGAAAAAAGATTAGAAGCTCTTGAAATTTTCTTTAATTCAGAAGATCCTGAATGGGGTCCTGATTTGAGTGTCGTTGATATGGATAAGGTCACAACATATATTAGACCTGATGCAGACATGTCTAGCGACTGGAATGAAGTTCCGGATGAAATCAGAGATACTTTTGATAAGTTAGGTATTCAAGAAGCTGAAAAAGAAATGATGTTAAGTGGGGTTGGTGCGCAATACGATAGTGAGGTTGTGTATCACAACATTCAACAATCTTTGGTTGACCAAGGAGTTATATATACAGATTTTGATACAGCTCTTAAAGAACATGAAGATATTGTTAAAAAATACTTTGCAAAATCAATCACACCGCGACTTCACAAATACGCTGCACTTCATTATGCGGTATGGTCAGGTGGATCATTTGTTTATGTTCCAAAAGGAGTAGATGTTAAGATTCCACTTCAAAGTTATTTTAGATTGAATGCTCCAGGAGCAGGTCAATTTGAACATACAATGATTATCGTAGAAGATGACAGTTATTGTCACTTCATCGAAGGTTGCTCAGCTCCAAAATACAACGCATTAAATGTACATGCGGGTGCAGTTGAAATATTTGTTGGAGAAAACTCTACTCTTAGATTTTCTACAATTGAAAACTGGTCACGTAATATGTACAATTTGAACTCAAAAAGAGCAATCATTGAAAAAAATGGTAAGGTTGAATGGGTTTCTGGTTCGTTCGGATCAGCAGTATCTATGCTTTATCCTTCAAGTGTCTTGAAGGGAGAAGGCGCAAGTAGTGAGTACACTGGTATTTCATTTGCAGGACGCGATCAAAACTTAGACACAGGCGCTGTTATGATTCACGCAGCTCCACATACTACAAGCTATGTAAACAGTAAGTCAATTTCTAAATCAGGAGGTATTAGTGTTTACAGAGGTTTGGTAGACATAAAAGAAAATGCTTACGATTCAAAATCATCAGTAAGCTGTGAATCGTTAATGTTAGATAACGAAAGTAGATCAGATACAATTCCGGTTGTTAAAATAGCGAATAAACATGTCGATTTAGGACATGAAGCATCTATCGGTAGGATAGATGATCAAGTTATTTTCTATTTGATGACAAGAGGTATTCCAGAAGAAGAAGCAAAATCAATGGTAGTTCGTGGATTTGCTGAACCAATAGCGAAGGAATTACCTATGGAATATGCGGTTGAGATGAATAATTTGATTAATCTTGAATTAGAAGGAAGCATAGGATAG
- a CDS encoding SufB/SufD family protein, giving the protein MEQIKGNRLGFKTFKYLKVNDTEINLPDIDIKEYRIDSDPVEALDNKDFGVCQEALDMNEKSGNLFKKYKTEENQVKDFGVIELVTDREYDILLDTHKIVAEKNSSLRIVLDYRDNDDNKKFRSSVIEINAKENSNVELFVIQTEKNTTALESVILNLDEESNVILSQYELGSKDNYVNTKANLNGKHSYLDINSIYFTHGENSLNMLYEINHFGKESKSSCIVNGALKESSYKNFKSTLDFKKGSMGSTGTEEEYAVLLSDDAKSLSVPILLAGEDDVIGNHAASAGKIDQDMLFYIMNRAISRDVAESMIVESKFSESLSRLDDKNLEEKLLSFIREKMSKRELDVR; this is encoded by the coding sequence ATGGAACAAATTAAAGGAAATAGACTGGGATTTAAAACTTTCAAATATTTGAAAGTCAACGATACAGAAATAAATCTTCCAGATATAGATATAAAAGAATACAGAATAGACTCTGATCCAGTAGAAGCATTGGATAACAAAGATTTTGGTGTGTGCCAAGAAGCTTTGGATATGAACGAAAAATCGGGAAATCTATTCAAAAAATATAAAACAGAAGAAAATCAAGTAAAAGATTTCGGAGTTATTGAGTTGGTAACTGATAGAGAATATGATATTTTGTTGGATACTCACAAAATTGTTGCCGAAAAGAACTCAAGTTTACGAATTGTTCTTGATTACAGAGATAATGACGACAACAAGAAATTCAGAAGTTCAGTAATTGAAATCAATGCAAAAGAAAACAGTAATGTTGAATTATTTGTAATTCAAACAGAAAAAAACACAACAGCATTGGAATCAGTTATCTTGAATTTAGATGAAGAAAGTAATGTAATCCTTAGCCAATACGAATTGGGAAGTAAGGACAATTATGTCAATACAAAAGCTAATTTGAATGGGAAGCATTCTTACTTGGATATCAACAGCATTTATTTCACACATGGAGAAAACTCATTGAATATGCTTTATGAAATAAATCATTTCGGAAAAGAATCCAAATCTTCATGTATTGTAAATGGTGCATTAAAAGAATCATCTTACAAAAACTTCAAGTCAACTCTTGATTTCAAAAAAGGTTCCATGGGTTCTACAGGAACAGAAGAAGAATACGCAGTTTTATTATCAGATGATGCAAAAAGCTTGTCAGTTCCTATACTTTTAGCAGGAGAAGACGACGTAATAGGAAATCACGCAGCAAGTGCAGGTAAGATTGATCAAGACATGCTATTTTATATAATGAACCGTGCTATATCTAGAGATGTAGCAGAAAGTATGATAGTTGAAT